Proteins encoded within one genomic window of Pararhizobium capsulatum DSM 1112:
- the tolQ gene encoding protein TolQ yields MEQVGLAAATTDVSLWSLFMQAGFVVKLVMLGLIGASVWTWAIVVDKTLSFAKARRQADAFEQVFWSGQSLEELYRTLSDRQTSGMGAIFVSAMREWKKSFERGARSPIGLQMRIDRAMDVTLARESETLSARLGSLATIGSAGPFVGLFGTVVGIMTSFQAIAGSKSTNLAVVAPGIAEALLATAIGLLAAIPAVIAYNKFSADAGKITGRMEGFADEFSAILSRQIDEKLQPRQAAQ; encoded by the coding sequence ATGGAACAGGTAGGACTGGCAGCCGCAACGACCGACGTATCGCTCTGGTCGCTCTTCATGCAGGCAGGCTTCGTTGTGAAGCTGGTGATGCTGGGGCTGATTGGCGCCTCCGTCTGGACCTGGGCGATCGTGGTCGACAAGACCTTGAGCTTCGCCAAGGCCCGCCGTCAGGCCGATGCCTTTGAACAGGTATTCTGGTCCGGGCAGTCGCTTGAGGAGCTTTATCGCACCCTCTCGGATCGCCAGACCTCGGGCATGGGCGCGATCTTCGTCTCGGCCATGCGCGAATGGAAGAAGAGTTTCGAGCGCGGCGCCCGCTCGCCGATCGGCCTGCAGATGCGTATCGACCGCGCCATGGACGTGACGCTGGCGCGGGAATCCGAGACGCTGTCGGCCCGTCTGGGATCGCTTGCAACCATCGGCTCCGCCGGCCCCTTCGTCGGTCTGTTCGGTACGGTCGTTGGTATCATGACCTCGTTCCAGGCGATCGCCGGCTCGAAGTCGACCAACCTCGCGGTTGTCGCACCGGGTATCGCCGAGGCGCTTCTGGCAACTGCTATCGGCCTTCTGGCAGCTATCCCGGCGGTTATCGCCTATAACAAGTTTTCTGCCGATGCCGGCAAGATCACCGGCCGCATGGAAGGTTTTGCCGACGAGTTCTCGGCCATCCTTTCGCGCCAGATCGATGAGAAGCTGCAGCCGCGCCAAGCCGCGCAGTAA
- the ku gene encoding non-homologous end joining protein Ku, with protein MVSHALWKGQLRLSLVSIPVEVYSATRPGARFSFRQIHEPSGKPVHYDKVVEGVGPVDMDEIVKGYEYESGKYVLLEPEEIDAVKLETKKALEMVQFVDSAEISPIYYDKPYYVVPTDDLAEDAYRVVRDALRKSGKVGLGQLTLRGREYIAAIRPCGDGLLLETLHYADELKKADPMFSGLSGKTSDKELLEVATALIDRKSGKFDAASFKDNYSAALKELVKKKLKGKKIIDVNDDEEKSESRSDNVIDLMSALKKSLEGGEEKKAPAKKPAAKPTAPRKKKSA; from the coding sequence ATGGTATCGCATGCTTTATGGAAAGGCCAGTTGCGGCTTTCGCTGGTTTCCATTCCCGTCGAAGTCTATAGCGCCACCCGCCCCGGCGCCCGCTTCTCCTTCCGCCAGATACACGAGCCTTCCGGAAAGCCCGTGCACTATGACAAGGTCGTGGAAGGCGTTGGTCCCGTTGACATGGATGAGATTGTCAAAGGCTATGAGTATGAGAGTGGCAAATATGTGCTGCTTGAGCCGGAGGAGATCGATGCGGTCAAGCTCGAGACGAAGAAGGCACTGGAAATGGTCCAGTTCGTCGACTCCGCGGAAATCTCGCCGATCTACTACGACAAACCCTATTATGTGGTTCCGACCGACGACCTTGCTGAAGATGCCTACCGCGTCGTGCGCGATGCCCTGCGCAAATCCGGAAAGGTCGGGCTTGGCCAGCTGACACTTCGTGGCCGCGAATATATCGCCGCGATCCGCCCCTGTGGCGATGGCCTGCTTCTGGAAACGCTTCACTACGCCGATGAACTGAAGAAGGCCGATCCGATGTTTTCCGGCCTTTCCGGCAAGACATCGGACAAGGAACTGCTGGAGGTCGCAACGGCTCTCATCGACCGGAAATCCGGGAAATTCGATGCGGCCAGCTTCAAGGACAACTATTCGGCCGCCCTCAAGGAACTCGTGAAGAAGAAGCTCAAAGGCAAGAAGATCATCGACGTCAATGACGACGAGGAAAAATCGGAAAGCCGCAGCGACAATGTTATCGACCTGATGTCGGCCCTGAAGAAGAGCCTCGAAGGAGGAGAGGAAAAGAAGGCCCCCGCAAAAAAGCCGGCAGCCAAACCGACCGCTCCGCGCAAGAAGAAATCGGCGTGA
- the tilS gene encoding tRNA lysidine(34) synthetase TilS produces the protein MTDPVLAAARRLLDRFSSPGLILVAISGGSDSKGLLLALRAALDKTSGFTLAACTVDHGLRQGSDAEARDVADFCAGLGVAHTIRSWTGEKPSAGLQAAAREARYAMLCEAAVDLDAICIVTAHTADDQAETIAMRKARSTERTVGLSGMADAVLYDRQVWIMRPFLSLRREAIRKYLRERGEGWFDDPSNANPAFERVRMRNLLSQEDDRQVPAAPSSGPSGQRRMARADRMAQLFAGVSVAGGLVARIEPTLVSHIEQPDVRDAIPLLAAVIGGVAHVPGHDAVDRVAAFLANGMPGRITTSRAVFDRRRDALYLYRENRGLAVSEIAPGETRIWDGRFLVRNKERSRIRLTPLAKPELGAVEARLIAAGVPPAIARRAAPAAMPSISQISGKGPTNVELERHIALYDTFLPRFDLTLANRLAALFGRNRYLAPPVHDVLTEMKGD, from the coding sequence GTGACCGATCCTGTCCTTGCTGCGGCCCGCCGCCTTCTTGACCGTTTCTCCTCTCCCGGCCTCATCCTCGTCGCCATTTCCGGCGGCAGTGATTCGAAAGGATTGCTGCTCGCGCTGAGGGCTGCGCTCGACAAAACAAGCGGGTTCACGCTGGCTGCCTGTACGGTTGATCATGGTCTGCGGCAAGGCTCGGACGCGGAGGCGCGGGATGTTGCTGACTTCTGCGCCGGGCTCGGCGTTGCCCACACGATCCGAAGCTGGACAGGTGAAAAACCGTCGGCCGGCCTACAGGCCGCCGCGCGCGAGGCGCGATATGCCATGCTTTGTGAAGCTGCTGTCGATCTCGACGCCATATGCATCGTCACGGCCCATACCGCGGATGATCAGGCTGAAACCATCGCCATGCGCAAGGCTCGCTCAACGGAGCGGACGGTGGGGCTGTCGGGCATGGCGGATGCGGTACTCTATGACCGGCAGGTCTGGATCATGCGGCCCTTTCTCTCTCTTCGCCGTGAGGCCATCCGCAAGTATCTGCGGGAACGGGGAGAGGGCTGGTTCGACGATCCCAGCAATGCCAATCCGGCATTCGAACGGGTGAGGATGCGCAACCTGCTTTCCCAGGAGGATGATAGACAGGTGCCAGCCGCCCCATCATCCGGCCCTTCGGGCCAACGGCGCATGGCGCGCGCTGATCGCATGGCGCAGTTGTTTGCTGGAGTTTCTGTCGCCGGGGGGCTTGTCGCCCGGATCGAGCCAACCTTGGTCAGCCACATTGAGCAGCCGGACGTGCGTGATGCCATTCCGCTGCTCGCTGCAGTCATCGGCGGCGTTGCGCATGTGCCGGGCCATGATGCGGTTGACCGTGTTGCCGCGTTTCTGGCGAACGGGATGCCCGGTCGAATCACGACTTCCCGCGCAGTCTTTGACCGCAGGCGGGATGCCCTTTATCTCTACCGTGAAAACAGGGGGCTGGCCGTCTCGGAGATTGCTCCTGGAGAAACCCGTATCTGGGATGGTCGTTTTCTTGTTCGGAACAAGGAGCGATCGAGGATCCGGCTCACACCGCTCGCCAAGCCGGAGCTGGGTGCCGTCGAGGCGAGACTGATCGCCGCAGGGGTGCCCCCGGCAATTGCCCGCCGCGCCGCGCCAGCCGCAATGCCATCGATTTCGCAAATCTCGGGCAAGGGGCCGACAAACGTCGAACTTGAGCGCCATATCGCCCTCTACGACACCTTTTTGCCGCGTTTCGACCTGACACTTGCCAATCGTCTTGCCGCGCTTTTCGGCCGTAATCGGTATTTGGCACCTCCGGTTCACGATGTATTGACGGAAATGAAGGGTGATTGA
- the pal gene encoding peptidoglycan-associated lipoprotein Pal, producing MSRIHAPAAGRMNSIARNPVMVALFMTLAIAGCASKKNLPNSAGELGLNAATPGSQQDFTVNVGDRIFFDTDSTSIRADAQSTLDRQAQWLQKYPNYAITVEGHADERGTREYNLALGARRAASTRDYLASRGIPASRIKTISYGKEKPVAVCDDISCWSQNRRAVTVLGGAGM from the coding sequence ATGAGCCGCATTCACGCCCCGGCCGCAGGCCGCATGAATTCCATCGCTCGCAATCCGGTCATGGTTGCCCTGTTCATGACGCTTGCCATTGCCGGCTGCGCCTCGAAGAAGAACCTGCCGAACAGCGCCGGTGAACTCGGCCTCAACGCCGCGACCCCGGGCTCGCAGCAGGATTTCACCGTCAACGTCGGCGACCGCATCTTCTTCGATACCGATTCGACCTCGATCCGTGCCGATGCACAATCGACGCTCGATCGTCAGGCCCAGTGGCTGCAGAAATATCCGAACTACGCCATCACCGTCGAAGGCCATGCAGACGAACGCGGCACCCGCGAATACAACCTTGCGCTCGGCGCTCGCCGTGCGGCTTCGACCCGCGACTACCTCGCTTCGCGTGGTATCCCGGCTTCGCGCATCAAGACGATCTCCTACGGCAAGGAAAAGCCGGTCGCCGTCTGCGACGACATTTCCTGCTGGTCGCAGAACCGCCGCGCCGTCACGGTGCTTGGTGGCGCCGGCATGTAA
- the glmM gene encoding phosphoglucosamine mutase codes for MKRKYFGTDGIRGQSNLFPMTPDLAMRVGIAVGTIFRRGAHRHRVVIGKDTRLSGYMLENAMVAGFTAAGVDAFVLGPIPTPAVAMLTRSLRADIGVMISASHNPFEDNGIKLFGPDGYKLSDDIEAQIEDLLDQDLSGQLAKSNDIGRAKRIDGVHDRYIEHAKRTLTRDVTLKGLRVAIDCANGAAYKVAPAALWELGADVVTLGTEPNGQNINLDCGSTHPEALSHKVHEVRADIGIALDGDADRVLIVDERGKIIDGDQLMAVIADSWAADGLLSGNGIVATVMSNLGLERHLQSKGLELHRTKVGDRYVVERMREGGFNLGGEQSGHIVLSDFGTTGDGLVAALQILACVKRQGKPVSEVCNRFEPVPQVLKNVRMSAGKPLEEPMVRQAIADAEAELARNGRLLIRPSGTEPLIRVMAEGDDRAQVERIVDELIGVIGNVRTAA; via the coding sequence ATGAAGCGCAAATATTTCGGCACGGATGGTATCCGCGGTCAATCCAATCTGTTTCCGATGACGCCCGATCTCGCCATGCGCGTGGGCATCGCCGTCGGCACGATTTTTCGCCGGGGCGCCCACCGTCACCGGGTCGTCATCGGCAAGGATACCCGCCTTTCCGGGTACATGCTCGAAAACGCCATGGTTGCCGGGTTCACGGCAGCGGGCGTCGACGCCTTTGTTCTCGGCCCTATCCCCACGCCGGCCGTGGCCATGCTGACCCGGTCCCTGCGTGCAGATATCGGTGTCATGATCTCCGCATCCCACAATCCTTTCGAGGACAATGGCATCAAGCTCTTCGGTCCTGACGGCTACAAGCTCTCGGACGATATCGAAGCGCAGATAGAAGATCTGCTCGATCAGGACCTTTCCGGCCAGCTGGCAAAGTCCAATGATATCGGGCGCGCCAAGCGCATAGATGGTGTCCATGATCGCTATATCGAACATGCCAAGCGCACCTTGACCCGTGATGTGACCCTGAAGGGCCTGCGCGTTGCGATCGATTGCGCCAACGGTGCTGCCTATAAGGTTGCCCCTGCTGCTCTTTGGGAACTTGGCGCCGACGTGGTGACACTCGGCACGGAGCCCAATGGTCAGAACATCAATCTGGATTGTGGCTCGACCCATCCGGAGGCGCTTTCGCACAAGGTCCATGAGGTCCGCGCCGACATCGGTATCGCGCTCGATGGCGATGCCGACCGTGTTCTGATCGTCGACGAGCGTGGCAAGATCATCGATGGTGACCAGCTGATGGCGGTCATTGCCGATAGCTGGGCTGCGGACGGGCTATTGTCTGGCAACGGTATTGTCGCGACGGTAATGTCGAACCTTGGCCTCGAGCGGCATTTGCAGTCCAAGGGGCTTGAACTGCACCGCACCAAGGTTGGCGACCGCTATGTAGTCGAGCGCATGCGTGAGGGCGGCTTCAACCTTGGCGGGGAGCAGTCAGGCCATATCGTGTTGTCGGACTTCGGCACCACCGGTGACGGTCTCGTGGCGGCATTGCAAATTCTTGCCTGTGTCAAGCGGCAGGGCAAACCGGTGAGCGAGGTCTGCAATCGTTTCGAGCCTGTTCCGCAGGTGCTGAAAAACGTTCGCATGTCGGCCGGCAAGCCGCTGGAGGAGCCGATGGTGCGCCAGGCGATTGCCGACGCCGAAGCGGAACTTGCCAGGAACGGTCGCCTGCTCATCCGCCCTTCGGGGACAGAACCGCTTATCCGCGTCATGGCGGAGGGTGACGATCGCGCGCAGGTCGAGCGTATCGTCGATGAACTCATCGGCGTCATCGGCAATGTTCGTACCGCTGCGTGA
- the tolB gene encoding Tol-Pal system beta propeller repeat protein TolB — MIMLRRNFFRFLVALTGMVALMSAPAHALVELNINKGNVEPMPIAISDFLQGDLGKKISDVVAADLKRSGLFAPIDRNAFIEKISNPDAAPRFEDWKIINAQALVTGRVTQEGDGRLKAEFRLWDTFAGQQMTGQQFFTQPENWRRVAHIIADAIYEQITGEKGYFDTRIVYVAESGPKTARKRQLAIMDQDGANARAVTNSNDIVLTPRFSPNKQEITYMSFEGNEPRVYLLQLETGQREVVGNFPGMTFSPRFSPDGQRVIMSLQQDGNANIYTMDLRSRTTTRLTNTAAIDTSPSYAPDGSRIVFESDRGGRQQLYVMGADGSGQTRISFGDGSYSTPVWSPRGDLIAFTKQSGGKFSIGVMKTDGSGERILTTGFHNEGPTWAPNGRVLMFFRQNAGAGGPQLYSIDLTGYNEQQVPTQGFASDPAWSPLLE; from the coding sequence TTGATCATGCTGAGACGCAACTTCTTTCGATTCCTCGTCGCGCTGACGGGAATGGTCGCGCTGATGAGCGCACCGGCCCACGCGCTCGTCGAGCTCAACATCAACAAGGGCAATGTCGAGCCCATGCCGATCGCCATCAGCGATTTTCTGCAGGGTGATCTTGGCAAGAAGATTTCCGATGTCGTCGCAGCCGACCTGAAGCGTTCCGGACTTTTTGCGCCGATTGATCGCAACGCCTTCATCGAGAAGATTTCCAATCCGGATGCCGCTCCGCGCTTCGAAGACTGGAAGATCATTAATGCGCAGGCACTCGTCACCGGTCGCGTTACCCAGGAAGGTGATGGTCGCCTGAAGGCCGAGTTCCGCCTGTGGGATACCTTTGCCGGCCAGCAGATGACCGGTCAGCAGTTCTTCACCCAGCCGGAAAACTGGCGCCGTGTTGCCCATATCATTGCCGATGCGATCTATGAGCAGATCACCGGTGAAAAGGGCTATTTCGACACACGCATCGTCTATGTCGCTGAAAGCGGCCCGAAGACGGCCCGCAAACGCCAGCTCGCGATCATGGACCAGGACGGCGCCAATGCGCGTGCGGTCACCAATTCCAACGATATCGTGCTGACGCCGCGTTTCTCGCCGAACAAGCAGGAAATCACCTACATGTCGTTCGAGGGCAACGAGCCGCGGGTTTATCTGCTTCAACTCGAGACCGGACAGCGCGAAGTCGTCGGTAACTTCCCAGGCATGACCTTTTCTCCGCGTTTCTCGCCGGATGGCCAGCGGGTGATCATGAGCCTGCAGCAGGATGGCAACGCCAACATCTATACGATGGACCTGCGTTCGCGCACCACGACCCGCCTGACCAACACCGCAGCCATCGATACGTCGCCGTCCTATGCGCCGGACGGCAGCCGCATCGTCTTCGAAAGCGATCGTGGCGGTCGTCAGCAGCTCTACGTCATGGGCGCAGACGGCTCCGGCCAGACCCGCATCTCCTTCGGTGACGGTTCCTATTCGACGCCCGTCTGGTCTCCGCGTGGTGACCTCATCGCCTTCACCAAGCAGTCGGGCGGCAAGTTCTCGATCGGCGTGATGAAGACCGACGGTTCGGGCGAGCGTATCCTGACGACGGGTTTCCACAACGAAGGCCCGACCTGGGCGCCGAACGGCCGCGTGCTGATGTTCTTCCGCCAGAACGCCGGTGCCGGTGGCCCGCAGCTCTATTCGATCGACCTGACAGGTTACAACGAGCAGCAGGTTCCGACCCAGGGTTTCGCATCCGATCCAGCCTGGTCGCCGCTTCTGGAGTAG
- the ybgF gene encoding tol-pal system protein YbgF produces the protein MKHFVVAGMIGLSALAGFGQTATAMPLSALINRALHGETAPAAKQPVINVQSSEVGRIGQLEEQIRQLNGRIEEMSFQLLQMQEQIRKFQEDNEFRFQDLEGGKSGASTKKSGALETPRTNDQASVAPQVTDGQPTIADPNAGLGSDSASTGTPPATLGQIIFDENGNPIAANQDAQPLDNGQANLDTTPPGVDQGLNTTPDTQQQTAALDNPGDLYQSAYGHVLSGDYSVAEGEFRDYLDAFPSGEKAADASFWMGEAQYSQGKFNDAAKTFLNAHQAFGTSPKAPEMLLKLGMSLAALDNKDTACATLREVSKRYPKASPAVNAKVKSEQSRLAC, from the coding sequence ATGAAACATTTTGTCGTGGCGGGAATGATCGGCCTTTCTGCGCTTGCGGGCTTTGGCCAGACAGCAACTGCCATGCCGCTTTCCGCACTGATCAATCGTGCGCTGCATGGTGAGACCGCACCCGCAGCCAAGCAGCCGGTCATCAACGTCCAGTCCAGCGAAGTCGGGCGGATCGGCCAGCTCGAGGAACAGATCCGCCAGCTCAACGGGCGTATCGAGGAAATGAGCTTCCAGCTTCTGCAGATGCAGGAACAGATTCGCAAGTTCCAGGAAGACAACGAGTTCCGTTTCCAGGATCTGGAAGGCGGCAAGTCGGGTGCTTCCACCAAGAAGAGCGGCGCGCTGGAAACCCCGCGCACGAATGATCAAGCTTCCGTTGCCCCGCAGGTGACGGACGGCCAGCCTACAATTGCCGATCCCAACGCAGGTTTGGGATCGGATTCTGCGTCCACCGGCACGCCGCCAGCGACGCTCGGCCAGATCATCTTCGACGAAAACGGCAATCCGATTGCCGCCAACCAGGATGCCCAGCCGCTGGACAACGGCCAGGCAAACCTCGATACGACACCTCCCGGCGTCGATCAGGGCCTGAACACGACGCCCGACACCCAACAGCAGACGGCCGCGCTGGATAATCCAGGCGACCTCTACCAGTCTGCATACGGCCATGTGCTGTCGGGTGACTACAGCGTGGCGGAAGGTGAATTCCGCGACTATCTCGATGCTTTCCCGAGCGGCGAAAAGGCTGCTGATGCGAGCTTCTGGATGGGGGAGGCCCAATATTCGCAGGGTAAGTTCAATGACGCCGCCAAGACATTCCTGAACGCACATCAGGCCTTTGGCACATCGCCCAAGGCACCGGAAATGCTGTTGAAGCTTGGTATGTCGCTTGCTGCGCTCGACAACAAGGATACGGCCTGCGCTACTCTCAGGGAGGTCAGCAAACGTTATCCGAAGGCATCTCCCGCTGTGAATGCCAAGGTGAAAAGCGAGCAGAGCCGTCTCGCCTGCTGA
- the ftsH gene encoding ATP-dependent zinc metalloprotease FtsH, which produces MNPNFRNFALWAIIALLLIALFSMFQQPAERTGSREIPFSQFLKEVDSSRVKEVVITGNKVIGSYAESGATFQTYAPAIDTTLTERLESKNVTVTVRPESDGSSGFLSYIGTLLPMLLILGVWLFFMRQMQGGSRGAMGFGKSKAKLLTEAHGRVTFDDVAGVDEAKQDLEEIVEFLRDPQKFQRLGGRIPRGVLLVGPPGTGKTLLARSVAGEANVPFFTISGSDFVEMFVGVGASRVRDMFEQAKKNAPCIIFIDEIDAVGRHRGAGLGGGNDEREQTLNQLLVEMDGFEANEGIILIAATNRPDVLDPALLRPGRFDRQVVVPNPDINGRERILKVHIRNVPLAPNVDLKVLARGTPGFSGADLMNLVNEAALMAARRNKRVVTMLEFEDAKDKIMMGAERRSSAMTEAEKKLTAYHEAGHAITALKVPVADPLHKATIIPRGRALGMVMQLPEGDRYSMSYKWMVSRLVIMMGGRVAEEITFGKENITSGASSDIEQATKLARAMVTQWGFSDVLGHVAYGENQQEVFLGHSVSQSKNVSESTAQKIDSEVRRLIDEAYVEATRIITEMNSEFVAIAEGLLEYETLTGEEIKALIRGEKPARDLGDDSTPHRGSAVPSAGKKDAGNKGDEAEGGFEPQPQ; this is translated from the coding sequence ATGAACCCTAATTTTCGAAATTTTGCCCTCTGGGCAATCATTGCCTTGTTGCTGATCGCGCTGTTCAGCATGTTTCAGCAACCAGCCGAACGGACCGGGTCGCGTGAGATTCCCTTTTCGCAATTCCTGAAGGAAGTTGACAGCAGCCGCGTCAAGGAAGTTGTGATCACCGGCAACAAGGTGATCGGTTCCTATGCCGAAAGTGGCGCGACCTTCCAGACCTATGCGCCGGCGATCGATACGACGCTGACCGAGCGCCTTGAATCCAAGAACGTGACCGTTACCGTGCGCCCGGAATCAGATGGATCCTCCGGTTTCCTTAGCTATATCGGCACGCTGTTGCCGATGCTGCTGATCCTTGGTGTCTGGCTGTTCTTCATGCGCCAGATGCAGGGTGGTTCGCGTGGTGCGATGGGTTTCGGCAAGTCCAAGGCGAAGTTGCTCACCGAAGCGCATGGCCGCGTCACGTTTGATGACGTCGCCGGCGTAGACGAAGCCAAGCAGGACCTGGAAGAAATCGTCGAATTCCTGCGCGATCCGCAGAAGTTCCAGCGCCTCGGCGGCCGTATCCCGCGCGGCGTATTGCTTGTTGGCCCTCCCGGCACAGGCAAGACCCTGCTTGCCCGCTCGGTTGCCGGCGAAGCCAATGTGCCGTTTTTCACGATCTCGGGTTCCGACTTCGTTGAAATGTTCGTCGGTGTTGGTGCAAGCCGCGTCCGCGACATGTTCGAGCAGGCCAAGAAGAATGCGCCCTGCATCATCTTCATCGACGAAATCGACGCCGTAGGTCGTCATCGCGGCGCCGGTCTCGGCGGCGGCAACGACGAGCGCGAACAGACGCTGAACCAGTTGCTGGTCGAGATGGATGGTTTCGAAGCCAATGAAGGCATCATCCTGATCGCCGCGACCAACCGGCCCGACGTTCTCGACCCGGCGCTTTTGCGTCCAGGCCGTTTCGACCGTCAGGTTGTCGTTCCGAACCCGGATATCAACGGCCGCGAGCGTATTCTCAAGGTTCATATTCGCAACGTGCCGCTGGCCCCGAATGTCGACCTGAAGGTTCTGGCACGCGGTACGCCCGGTTTCTCCGGTGCCGATCTGATGAACCTCGTCAACGAAGCGGCCCTGATGGCGGCACGTCGCAACAAGCGCGTCGTCACCATGCTCGAATTCGAAGACGCCAAGGACAAGATCATGATGGGTGCGGAACGCCGCTCCTCCGCCATGACCGAAGCCGAAAAGAAGCTGACCGCCTACCACGAAGCTGGCCATGCCATCACCGCGCTCAAGGTGCCGGTTGCCGATCCGCTGCACAAGGCAACGATCATCCCGCGCGGGCGTGCGCTCGGCATGGTCATGCAGTTGCCGGAAGGCGACCGCTATTCCATGAGCTACAAGTGGATGGTATCGCGCCTCGTGATCATGATGGGCGGCCGTGTTGCGGAAGAGATTACGTTTGGTAAGGAAAACATCACATCCGGCGCATCGTCCGATATCGAACAGGCGACCAAGCTAGCGCGTGCGATGGTCACGCAGTGGGGCTTCTCCGACGTTCTGGGCCATGTTGCCTATGGTGAAAACCAGCAGGAGGTGTTTCTCGGCCATTCGGTCTCTCAGTCGAAGAACGTCTCGGAATCGACGGCGCAGAAAATCGACAGCGAAGTACGCCGCCTGATCGACGAAGCCTACGTTGAAGCGACCCGCATCATCACCGAGATGAACAGCGAGTTTGTCGCGATCGCCGAGGGGCTGCTCGAATATGAAACGCTGACGGGGGAAGAGATCAAGGCCTTGATCCGTGGCGAGAAGCCGGCGCGCGATCTTGGCGACGATTCCACGCCACATCGTGGCTCGGCCGTTCCTTCCGCTGGCAAGAAAGATGCCGGCAACAAGGGCGACGAAGCTGAGGGCGGTTTCGAGCCGCAGCCCCAATAG
- the tolA gene encoding cell envelope integrity protein TolA — protein MKTSLVTSAVLHALVLIWALVSLGSPPDFQVADVEAMPVDMVPIEELTKLQQGDKEAPKAEIPSVMPTKRPDTVENAENVGENKIDLKTPPKPDAKPNNVEAAAAPEKAEKTPPTPDPVKEDSKEVTEEKPASEPATEVAALPEPKEEVKPDAKPEEQPAEEKPAENPDAEALPDKVPTPMAKPKVEKPAQTAKTPDRKKEENQKEKKKASSANDSDFNADEVAALLNKTDPANGGAKSGKTQKAFGASKTTGNTLSQNEMDALRGQIQKNWSAFAGIEGLDGMILTVKFELDPQGNIIGDPEVETNGGSATAQRTMAGSVRRAILKSLPFEGLPADKYDSWREMVVNFDPSSMSIQ, from the coding sequence ATGAAGACAAGTCTCGTCACATCCGCTGTGCTGCACGCCCTTGTGCTCATTTGGGCCCTGGTCTCGCTGGGCAGTCCGCCTGATTTCCAGGTTGCGGATGTCGAGGCGATGCCGGTCGATATGGTCCCGATTGAAGAGCTGACGAAGCTGCAGCAGGGCGACAAGGAAGCGCCCAAAGCGGAAATCCCGTCCGTCATGCCGACTAAACGCCCCGATACCGTCGAAAACGCTGAGAATGTCGGCGAGAACAAGATCGACCTGAAGACGCCGCCAAAGCCGGACGCCAAGCCGAACAATGTCGAAGCTGCGGCAGCGCCGGAAAAGGCGGAAAAAACGCCGCCGACGCCTGACCCGGTGAAGGAAGACAGCAAAGAGGTGACCGAAGAAAAGCCGGCCTCCGAGCCTGCGACCGAAGTTGCGGCTCTTCCCGAGCCGAAGGAAGAAGTAAAGCCGGACGCGAAGCCAGAAGAGCAGCCGGCGGAAGAGAAGCCGGCGGAAAATCCGGATGCTGAAGCGCTTCCGGACAAGGTGCCGACGCCCATGGCGAAGCCCAAGGTGGAGAAGCCGGCCCAGACGGCAAAGACGCCTGACCGCAAGAAGGAAGAAAACCAGAAGGAAAAGAAAAAGGCCTCTTCCGCCAACGATTCCGATTTCAATGCGGATGAGGTTGCCGCCCTTCTCAACAAGACCGATCCAGCCAACGGTGGCGCCAAGAGCGGCAAGACACAGAAGGCTTTTGGAGCATCCAAGACAACCGGCAACACGCTGTCGCAGAACGAGATGGATGCGTTGCGCGGGCAGATCCAGAAAAACTGGAGCGCCTTTGCTGGCATCGAAGGTCTTGATGGCATGATCCTGACAGTGAAGTTTGAGCTGGATCCGCAGGGAAACATTATCGGCGATCCCGAGGTCGAGACCAATGGCGGCTCGGCAACGGCCCAGCGGACAATGGCCGGCAGCGTGCGCCGCGCCATCCTGAAGTCGCTGCCTTTCGAGGGCCTGCCAGCAGATAAATACGACTCATGGAGAGAGATGGTCGTCAATTTCGACCCGAGCTCCATGTCGATCCAATGA
- the tolR gene encoding protein TolR gives MGMAVGGSNGSGGGRRRRGGRNKAIMSEINVTPFVDVMLVLLIIFMVAAPMMTVGVPIDLPETQAKALNSETQPITISVKSDGQIFLQETPIPVEEVAAKLEAIATTGYSERIFVRGDATSPYGVIADVMSRIQEAGFKNIGLVTQPKKDQ, from the coding sequence ATGGGTATGGCAGTAGGCGGTTCCAACGGTTCTGGCGGCGGTCGCCGTCGTCGCGGCGGGCGCAACAAGGCCATCATGAGTGAAATCAATGTGACGCCGTTTGTCGACGTCATGCTTGTTCTGCTCATCATCTTCATGGTCGCAGCACCGATGATGACGGTCGGCGTGCCGATCGATCTTCCCGAGACGCAGGCAAAAGCGCTGAATTCCGAAACGCAGCCGATCACCATCTCCGTGAAGAGCGACGGCCAGATCTTCCTGCAGGAAACCCCGATCCCGGTCGAGGAAGTTGCTGCCAAGCTCGAAGCGATTGCGACGACAGGTTACAGCGAGCGGATTTTTGTGCGTGGCGACGCCACGTCGCCCTATGGCGTGATCGCTGACGTCATGTCGCGCATCCAGGAGGCTGGCTTCAAGAACATCGGCCTCGTGACCCAACCCAAGAAGGACCAGTAG